In Leptospira harrisiae, a genomic segment contains:
- a CDS encoding potassium transporter TrkG produces the protein MPLARFNRFFRTLSFARVVCLGFFAAILLGSFAIYISELGELSYVDSFYLSASSICVTGLSPVPLSGLEHSTHWIMLFLIQLGGLGIISFTVIVGFLITQGISRNARFNAFVGAAIDTQAETESLATNEVNRMLLSIINISFTLEILGAIGLYLHMPDGVEGGNTRWFFSLFTAISSFNNAGFSVTDDLSALRLDPFSLYIVSGLVIFGGIGFPVIILLEKFLLTVFVRIVYRIEVMAETLMMEKALKTGNVPRFLLLPAQFSAFLENRIGDYNKHLRGETTRIQSKVLVYGSFALLLFGFVGIYFLEKSNPHTFHGLALVDKISNAFFMSVCSRTAGFSTMDLGHLNDATVIIITVLMFIGGGPQGTAGGIKITTFVLLLAYLKNVIQPSKPVMLFGETVSKNSVAVAIRVYFLATIALAFVFIFLGILDQNQHSLHVIFFELISSFSTVGYSLNLTSQLGDIEKIFYAAVMYVGRVGIFTVLIAATGHSGVPKMGTVDDGVKIQVG, from the coding sequence ATGCCACTAGCGCGCTTCAATCGATTTTTTCGAACATTGTCCTTTGCCCGAGTGGTTTGTTTGGGGTTTTTTGCCGCCATCCTCCTTGGTTCCTTCGCCATCTATATTTCCGAATTGGGAGAGCTTTCCTATGTGGATAGTTTTTACCTTTCGGCTTCTTCGATTTGTGTGACAGGACTTTCTCCCGTTCCCCTTTCTGGTTTAGAACATTCCACCCATTGGATTATGCTTTTTCTCATCCAACTTGGGGGACTTGGGATCATCAGTTTTACCGTAATTGTTGGATTTCTCATTACCCAAGGAATTTCTAGAAATGCTCGTTTCAATGCCTTTGTGGGAGCAGCCATTGACACCCAAGCCGAAACCGAATCTCTTGCTACAAACGAAGTCAATCGGATGTTACTCTCTATTATCAATATTTCTTTTACGTTAGAAATTTTGGGAGCCATCGGATTGTATTTGCATATGCCCGATGGGGTGGAAGGCGGGAATACTCGTTGGTTCTTTTCTTTATTCACTGCAATTTCTTCCTTTAATAACGCCGGTTTTTCGGTCACGGATGATCTCAGCGCTTTAAGACTGGATCCATTTTCCTTATACATTGTTTCTGGCCTTGTAATTTTTGGAGGGATTGGATTCCCAGTGATCATCCTTTTGGAAAAATTCCTCCTAACAGTCTTTGTTCGGATTGTATACCGCATTGAAGTGATGGCCGAAACTTTGATGATGGAAAAAGCATTAAAAACTGGGAATGTTCCTAGATTTTTGTTACTGCCAGCGCAGTTCTCCGCATTTTTAGAAAATCGTATCGGAGACTATAACAAACATTTGAGGGGGGAAACCACAAGGATCCAATCCAAAGTCCTCGTTTATGGATCTTTCGCATTGTTATTGTTTGGTTTTGTTGGGATCTATTTTTTAGAAAAATCAAATCCGCATACATTTCATGGGTTAGCTCTCGTTGATAAAATCTCCAATGCATTTTTTATGTCCGTTTGTTCTCGTACAGCAGGATTTTCAACAATGGATTTGGGGCATTTGAATGATGCTACCGTCATTATCATTACCGTTTTAATGTTTATTGGTGGTGGCCCTCAAGGAACTGCCGGTGGTATTAAAATTACCACCTTTGTTTTGTTACTTGCCTATTTAAAAAATGTAATTCAACCTTCTAAACCAGTAATGTTATTTGGAGAAACAGTTTCCAAAAACTCTGTTGCTGTCGCCATTCGTGTTTACTTTCTTGCCACCATTGCTTTGGCTTTTGTTTTTATTTTCCTAGGGATTTTGGACCAAAACCAACATTCACTTCATGTAATCTTTTTTGAACTGATTTCTTCTTTTTCCACAGTTGGTTATAGTTTGAACTTAACATCCCAACTGGGAGACATTGAAAAGATTTTTTATGCTGCCGTGATGTATGTGGGCCGTGTGGGAATTTTTACTGTCCTCATTGCAGCGACAGGCCACTCCGGAGTTCCTAAAATGGGAACTGTGGATGATGGTGTGAAAATCCAAGTCGGTTAG
- a CDS encoding tetratricopeptide repeat protein has product MSGPIVRNYKGGSIVYFEKDKAEDIFVLQKGRVVLTYTNINGVELKEDVKLGEFFGVKSAIGRYPREETAQVIGAATVLVFKVPEFEKFVSDKTHLIIKMLKVFSSQLRQVHRQVREILGQGEAKNPAFELMNVAEVFYKNGNFEHAAYAFEKYLQHYPDGMYVDRARQLVDLARKKTPFPLTIQELVYKPEPGVHAGKLQEMLKTMAVPSQNSSSSVDPNSILSQYDKASTLMNAGKYDDSIDLFKTVSERTDSVTQEEEQFVENSLFYMGKSSFKAKDYPGAITHFSNFIKKYPKGLLLKENLYHLALATEASGEKEKAKQLFQKVTQMPPLDDSISEDAKSKLKGGK; this is encoded by the coding sequence TTGTCAGGTCCCATAGTACGTAATTACAAAGGAGGTTCCATCGTCTACTTCGAGAAAGACAAGGCGGAGGATATCTTTGTACTACAAAAAGGTCGTGTTGTACTAACTTACACGAATATCAACGGTGTGGAACTGAAAGAAGATGTAAAACTCGGTGAGTTTTTCGGAGTGAAGAGTGCCATCGGACGTTATCCTAGAGAAGAGACCGCACAAGTCATAGGAGCCGCTACAGTTCTTGTCTTCAAAGTCCCTGAATTCGAGAAATTTGTCTCAGACAAAACCCATCTCATCATCAAAATGCTCAAAGTTTTCTCAAGCCAACTCCGGCAGGTGCATCGCCAAGTTAGGGAAATCCTCGGTCAAGGGGAAGCCAAGAACCCAGCCTTCGAACTCATGAATGTGGCCGAAGTTTTTTACAAAAATGGAAACTTTGAACATGCCGCTTATGCTTTTGAAAAGTATTTACAACACTATCCGGACGGAATGTACGTAGACCGTGCAAGACAACTCGTCGATTTAGCTCGTAAAAAAACACCTTTCCCACTCACGATACAAGAGTTAGTTTATAAACCGGAACCTGGAGTCCATGCAGGTAAACTGCAAGAAATGTTAAAAACGATGGCAGTTCCATCACAAAACTCCAGTTCTAGCGTGGATCCCAATTCAATTCTTTCCCAATATGACAAAGCATCAACTCTAATGAATGCGGGAAAGTATGACGATTCTATTGATCTGTTTAAAACAGTTTCAGAAAGAACAGATTCTGTTACTCAAGAAGAAGAACAGTTTGTAGAAAATTCACTTTTTTATATGGGAAAATCTAGTTTCAAAGCTAAAGATTACCCAGGTGCCATTACTCATTTTTCTAATTTCATAAAAAAATACCCCAAAGGCCTTTTACTCAAAGAAAATCTTTATCACCTAGCGCTTGCTACAGAAGCATCTGGGGAAAAAGAAAAAGCAAAGCAGTTATTCCAAAAGGTAACTCAAATGCCACCTTTGGATGATAGTATCTCTGAAGATGCTAAATCCAAACTCAAAGGAGGCAA
- the cysK gene encoding cysteine synthase A, with protein sequence MKINSILEAIGNTPHVRLSRLFGTDHEVYMKLERQNPGGSIKDRIALAMIEEAEKSGKLKKDSFIVEPTSGNTGIGLAMVAAVKGYAITLVMPEHMSVERRRIMAAYGAKFELTPREKGMPGAIAKAQEIVAANPNAWMPQQFENEANIQVHREKTAEEIAKDFPDGLDYIITGVGTGGHITGCAENLKKRFPKLKVFAVEPEGSPVLSGGKPGPHPLQGIGAGFIPKNCKTELLDGIITVGKDEAFTMAVLAAKKEGIFIGTSSGASLAAVSKKLKEIPAGSKVLTFCYDTGERYLSVEGLFV encoded by the coding sequence ATGAAAATAAATAGCATTCTAGAAGCCATCGGGAATACACCTCACGTACGTTTGTCACGACTTTTTGGTACCGACCATGAAGTGTATATGAAACTCGAAAGACAAAATCCTGGTGGATCTATCAAAGATCGGATTGCTCTTGCGATGATTGAAGAAGCAGAGAAATCAGGAAAATTAAAAAAAGACTCTTTTATAGTAGAACCAACTTCAGGTAACACCGGTATCGGCCTTGCAATGGTAGCAGCTGTTAAAGGTTATGCGATCACGCTTGTGATGCCAGAACATATGTCTGTAGAAAGAAGAAGAATTATGGCAGCTTATGGTGCTAAGTTCGAACTCACTCCGAGAGAAAAAGGAATGCCAGGTGCGATTGCAAAAGCTCAAGAAATTGTTGCAGCCAATCCCAATGCATGGATGCCACAACAGTTTGAAAACGAAGCCAACATCCAAGTCCATAGAGAAAAAACTGCGGAAGAAATTGCAAAAGATTTCCCTGATGGTTTGGATTATATCATTACTGGAGTTGGTACTGGTGGACATATCACTGGATGTGCTGAAAACTTAAAAAAGAGATTTCCAAAACTGAAAGTTTTTGCTGTGGAACCAGAAGGATCTCCAGTTCTCAGTGGTGGTAAACCTGGCCCACACCCTCTCCAAGGAATCGGTGCAGGATTCATTCCTAAAAACTGTAAAACAGAGTTACTCGATGGAATCATCACAGTTGGCAAAGATGAAGCATTCACTATGGCTGTTCTTGCTGCCAAAAAGGAAGGAATTTTTATTGGAACATCGTCTGGTGCCAGTCTTGCCGCAGTTTCAAAAAAACTTAAAGAAATTCCTGCTGGTTCGAAGGTTCTTACTTTCTGTTATGATACAGGAGAAAGATATTTATCCGTTGAAGGTTTGTTCGTTTAA
- a CDS encoding HEAT repeat domain-containing protein, with protein MIRKSFLLFCILLVPAVLFAETDDRFFEIQRTRLSSSNVFEIRDAIDKLTFVKSNQGIRDIIAAMEGSPNFPTSPGNAPAVKFYAAQALGKKGNKIAIPYLIKTYQKESANIPEHNPRIRRTWKDGVADSSSPSSPYFYEDGDIPITLACGEILRALGSLPLTPESESTIKSALTSPNFYLRSAAADALYLAGKKESLPSLVDALGKETVPYSKISILSAMVGLERLPNQNYKSVLESLTDKDPEVRGKASDALRRLDFSISAPYLEKVIQSENDSKVLKQMKSDYQFLVSFHTP; from the coding sequence ATGATTCGAAAGTCTTTTTTGTTATTTTGTATTCTCTTGGTCCCTGCAGTTTTGTTTGCAGAAACGGACGATCGTTTTTTTGAAATCCAACGCACTCGACTTTCTTCCTCTAATGTATTCGAAATACGTGATGCAATTGACAAACTTACGTTTGTTAAATCAAACCAAGGGATTCGTGATATCATTGCCGCAATGGAAGGTTCTCCGAATTTTCCGACAAGTCCCGGAAATGCTCCAGCTGTTAAATTTTACGCAGCACAAGCCCTCGGGAAAAAAGGGAACAAAATCGCCATTCCTTATTTGATTAAAACTTACCAAAAAGAATCAGCAAATATTCCGGAACACAACCCACGAATCCGCAGAACTTGGAAGGACGGAGTGGCTGATAGCAGTTCTCCTTCCAGTCCGTATTTTTATGAGGATGGCGATATTCCCATCACATTGGCTTGTGGTGAAATTTTACGGGCCTTAGGTTCTTTGCCTCTCACTCCTGAGTCAGAATCAACAATCAAATCTGCTCTCACGAGTCCTAATTTTTATCTACGTAGTGCCGCAGCCGATGCCCTGTATCTTGCAGGAAAAAAAGAGTCATTACCAAGTTTGGTGGATGCTTTGGGAAAAGAAACCGTCCCTTATTCCAAAATTTCGATTCTTTCGGCCATGGTTGGGTTGGAACGATTGCCAAACCAAAATTATAAATCTGTTTTGGAATCTCTCACTGATAAAGATCCAGAGGTACGAGGAAAGGCGTCAGATGCTCTTCGCCGATTGGACTTCAGTATCTCTGCACCTTACTTAGAAAAGGTGATTCAGTCTGAGAATGACTCTAAGGTTTTAAAACAAATGAAATCAGATTACCAATTTCTCGTTTCCTTTCATACTCCATAA
- a CDS encoding amidohydrolase family protein translates to MVNSVLFQFGTVYRNGKLENLDLLMEGEKISAIDTNLSPKPDSLNLSLRGKKLYPGLINSHDHLLASFLPKVGGNEKHKSWLSYDNLYKSSGVFAERQQVDPEILYYLGAYKNLFAGVTTVFDHIPHYIQNPFRGILPVKLISDYTLAHSIGNYSLGWGEGPALEYRMAEHAGLPFVTHLAEGLDDESKQSLRMLEKLDALGEHSVLVHCLPFGPKEVEKILEKRASVVWCPTSNLHIFGKTTNIKLFLDMGVNVCLGTDFSPSGSINLLEELKTAKSIYFGLYGEELPESTLLKMVTENPRKAFRLGNPNALMPGLSADLLVVNDGKNKSEINVSDLSWKHIDLVVIDGYPIYGSEEYKSLFLHFGLETEEFSIDGKTKLIAGSPKKLLKQVSDSVGYKKSLAFLPNF, encoded by the coding sequence ATGGTTAACTCCGTCTTATTCCAATTTGGGACTGTGTATCGAAATGGAAAGTTAGAGAATTTGGATCTTTTGATGGAAGGTGAAAAAATCTCTGCCATCGATACAAACCTCTCTCCTAAACCAGATTCATTGAACCTATCGTTAAGAGGGAAAAAACTCTATCCGGGTTTGATCAATTCCCACGACCACTTACTTGCTAGTTTCCTTCCAAAAGTAGGAGGAAATGAAAAACACAAATCCTGGTTGTCTTATGACAATTTGTATAAAAGCTCAGGAGTTTTTGCAGAACGCCAACAAGTAGATCCAGAAATTTTATATTATTTGGGTGCCTATAAAAACTTATTTGCGGGAGTCACAACGGTTTTTGATCACATACCTCATTACATTCAAAATCCATTTCGAGGAATTCTCCCTGTCAAACTAATCTCAGATTACACTCTCGCTCATTCGATTGGAAATTATAGTTTAGGTTGGGGAGAAGGACCGGCATTAGAATACCGAATGGCAGAACATGCAGGTTTACCATTTGTCACACATCTTGCAGAAGGATTAGACGATGAGTCCAAACAATCTCTTCGAATGTTAGAAAAGTTGGATGCACTTGGCGAACATTCCGTACTCGTCCACTGTTTACCTTTTGGACCAAAAGAGGTAGAAAAAATATTAGAAAAACGTGCATCTGTCGTTTGGTGCCCTACATCGAACCTTCATATCTTTGGAAAAACTACCAACATCAAACTCTTTTTAGATATGGGAGTTAACGTTTGTTTGGGGACGGATTTTTCACCAAGTGGATCCATCAATCTTTTAGAAGAATTAAAAACTGCAAAATCAATTTACTTTGGGTTGTATGGAGAAGAATTACCTGAATCTACATTACTCAAAATGGTCACAGAAAATCCAAGAAAAGCATTTCGATTAGGAAATCCAAATGCACTCATGCCAGGCCTTTCGGCAGATTTACTTGTAGTCAACGATGGTAAAAATAAATCAGAAATCAATGTTTCGGATTTATCTTGGAAACACATTGACCTTGTAGTGATTGATGGATACCCCATTTATGGGTCAGAAGAATACAAGTCACTCTTTCTTCATTTCGGTTTAGAAACAGAAGAATTTTCCATTGATGGTAAAACTAAACTGATAGCTGGTTCACCAAAAAAACTCCTGAAACAAGTTTCTGACAGTGTCGGTTATAAAAAGAGTTTGGCTTTTTTACCTAATTTTTGA
- a CDS encoding decaprenyl-phosphate phosphoribosyltransferase, translated as MIYLYLKLMRVPQWVKNIILFAGLIFSKKIFELPSLTKVCLAFLCFSLVASCQYVFNDFLDQKEDAKHPEKKHRPLASGELDSGIALAITGVILPVALIGAYKLSPVFFYLTIFYLLFNMLYSKVLKHIVILDVMSISIGFVLRAIAGAVVIGVEFSHWLLLCTFMLALFWGFSKRRGEINILKTDAGKHRKILEEYSIEFLDLMMAVVATLTLVSYVMYAVSPETAKSLGTPYMVYTVPIVVYAIFRSLYIIYIKNMGHNPTKAILTDVSVLVSGFIWLLLILFLMFGNISGHTPVLQ; from the coding sequence ATGATCTACCTATACCTCAAATTGATGCGTGTCCCTCAGTGGGTAAAAAATATTATCCTTTTTGCCGGATTGATTTTTTCTAAAAAAATCTTCGAACTTCCTTCGTTAACAAAAGTTTGTTTGGCTTTCCTTTGTTTTTCGTTAGTGGCAAGTTGCCAATATGTTTTCAACGATTTTTTGGATCAAAAAGAAGATGCCAAACATCCTGAAAAAAAACATAGGCCACTCGCCAGTGGAGAATTGGATTCAGGAATTGCATTGGCAATCACCGGAGTCATCCTACCTGTTGCGCTCATCGGTGCTTATAAACTTTCACCTGTTTTCTTTTACCTAACGATCTTCTACTTACTCTTTAACATGTTATATAGTAAGGTTTTGAAACACATAGTAATTCTGGATGTAATGAGTATCTCCATTGGATTTGTGTTACGTGCTATAGCAGGCGCAGTAGTGATTGGTGTGGAATTTTCTCATTGGTTGTTACTTTGTACATTTATGTTGGCCCTTTTCTGGGGATTTTCCAAACGTCGCGGAGAAATCAATATCCTAAAAACGGACGCAGGCAAACACAGAAAGATTTTGGAAGAGTATTCTATAGAGTTTTTGGATTTGATGATGGCTGTGGTGGCCACCTTAACTCTTGTGAGTTATGTGATGTATGCAGTCAGTCCCGAAACTGCAAAAAGTTTAGGAACACCTTATATGGTGTATACTGTTCCTATTGTTGTGTATGCTATCTTTCGTTCTCTCTATATCATTTATATTAAGAACATGGGTCATAACCCAACTAAGGCCATTCTCACGGACGTCAGCGTTCTTGTTTCTGGGTTTATTTGGTTACTCCTCATCTTATTTTTAATGTTTGGGAACATATCGGGCCATACCCCAGTCTTACAATAG
- the fusA gene encoding elongation factor G, giving the protein MTSATETKRDPKMEKIRNIGISAHIDSGKTTLTERILFYTNKIHAIHEVRGKDGVGATMDSMDLERERGITIQSAATYATWKDITINIIDTPGHVDFTIEVERSLRVLDSAIMVLCGVAGVQSQSITVDRQMKRYSVPRVAFINKLDRTGANPWRVIEQLREKLHLNAHAVQLPIGLENDLKGIVDLVEMKAYYFEGPNGQDIKITDIPDELKELANEKREALLDAVSLFSDELTEELLEGAPSEARVKEAIRRGVLALKFVPVFMGSAFKNKGVQRLLDGVADYLASPYDVENKAKEIGNEENEFNLESDPEKPLVCLAFKLEDGRYGQLTYVRVYQGRLEKGMTIYNSSNNKRHNIGRLVRMHSNDMEDISKAEAGDIVALFGIDCASGDTFTDGKAKVTLESMFVPNPVISLTIECKESKQLPNLAKALNRFTKEDPTFQTEIDKESGQTIIKGMGELHLEVYIERMKREYGVDLVTGAPQVAYRETITKSAEFDYTHKKQTGGQGQFARVAGFIEPIPQEEGKNYEFVDKVVGGSIPREYIGSCDKGFRSCLERGSLIGFPIIGVRCVINDGAYHDVDSSDMAFQIGARYGFRQGFGKAAPIILEPIMRVEVEGPTEFQGAILASVNQRRGMILNTSEENGYAKIEAEVPLADMFGYSTVLRSSTQGKAEFAMEFSKYAPVPRNVADELMKKYKVNNKEEE; this is encoded by the coding sequence ATGACCTCTGCGACAGAAACCAAACGCGACCCTAAAATGGAAAAAATCCGTAACATCGGAATTTCCGCACACATTGACTCGGGTAAAACAACCCTCACTGAACGTATTTTATTTTATACGAACAAAATCCACGCTATCCACGAAGTACGTGGTAAAGATGGCGTGGGTGCCACTATGGATAGTATGGACCTCGAAAGAGAAAGAGGGATCACAATCCAATCGGCAGCAACTTATGCTACTTGGAAAGACATAACCATCAACATCATTGATACTCCGGGCCACGTTGACTTCACGATTGAAGTAGAACGTTCCTTACGTGTACTTGACTCTGCCATTATGGTTCTTTGTGGTGTTGCTGGTGTTCAGTCACAATCCATCACAGTTGACCGTCAGATGAAACGTTATAGCGTTCCGCGTGTTGCTTTTATCAACAAACTTGATAGAACGGGTGCAAACCCATGGCGCGTGATCGAACAACTTCGTGAAAAACTCCACCTCAATGCTCATGCAGTACAACTTCCTATCGGTCTCGAAAACGACCTAAAGGGAATCGTTGACCTAGTGGAGATGAAAGCGTATTACTTCGAAGGTCCAAACGGACAAGATATCAAAATCACTGATATCCCAGATGAGTTAAAAGAACTAGCAAACGAAAAACGAGAAGCGCTTCTTGATGCCGTTTCTCTTTTCAGTGATGAACTCACCGAAGAATTGTTAGAAGGTGCTCCTTCGGAAGCACGAGTGAAAGAAGCCATTCGTCGTGGTGTTCTTGCACTTAAATTTGTTCCTGTATTTATGGGTTCTGCTTTCAAAAACAAAGGAGTCCAAAGACTTCTTGATGGTGTGGCAGATTACCTTGCTTCTCCTTATGATGTTGAGAACAAAGCAAAAGAAATCGGAAACGAAGAAAACGAATTCAACTTAGAATCCGATCCAGAAAAACCATTGGTTTGCCTTGCATTCAAATTAGAAGACGGTCGTTACGGTCAGTTAACTTATGTTCGTGTTTACCAAGGTAGACTTGAAAAAGGTATGACGATTTACAACTCTTCTAACAACAAACGCCATAACATTGGTCGTCTTGTTCGTATGCACTCAAACGATATGGAAGATATTTCAAAAGCGGAAGCTGGAGATATCGTAGCTCTATTTGGTATTGATTGTGCATCAGGGGATACATTCACTGATGGAAAAGCAAAAGTGACTCTCGAGTCCATGTTTGTTCCAAACCCAGTAATCTCTCTTACAATTGAATGTAAAGAATCGAAACAACTTCCAAACCTTGCGAAAGCTCTCAACCGTTTCACTAAGGAAGATCCTACCTTCCAAACAGAAATCGATAAAGAGTCTGGTCAAACCATCATCAAAGGGATGGGAGAACTCCACCTCGAAGTTTATATCGAACGTATGAAACGTGAATATGGTGTAGATCTAGTAACAGGAGCACCGCAAGTTGCTTATCGTGAAACGATTACTAAGTCAGCAGAATTTGATTACACGCATAAAAAACAAACGGGTGGTCAAGGTCAATTCGCTCGTGTGGCTGGATTCATTGAACCAATCCCACAAGAAGAAGGAAAGAATTACGAATTCGTTGATAAAGTTGTCGGTGGTTCCATCCCTCGCGAATACATCGGATCTTGTGATAAGGGTTTCCGTTCTTGTTTAGAAAGAGGATCTCTCATTGGATTCCCTATCATTGGAGTTCGTTGTGTGATCAATGACGGTGCTTACCATGATGTGGATTCATCGGATATGGCCTTCCAAATTGGTGCTCGTTACGGATTCCGCCAAGGATTTGGAAAAGCAGCTCCAATCATTCTCGAACCTATCATGAGAGTGGAAGTAGAAGGACCAACTGAATTCCAAGGTGCGATCCTTGCTTCAGTCAACCAAAGACGTGGTATGATCTTAAACACTAGCGAAGAAAATGGTTATGCTAAGATTGAAGCAGAAGTTCCACTCGCGGATATGTTTGGTTACTCTACAGTGCTTCGTTCTTCTACCCAAGGAAAGGCAGAGTTTGCTATGGAATTTTCCAAGTATGCTCCAGTTCCAAGAAACGTAGCGGACGAACTGATGAAAAAATACAAGGTCAACAACAAAGAAGAGGAATAA
- a CDS encoding TlpA family protein disulfide reductase, which produces MKIWKQLPYGWKVVSAFVFFFSTTLCFAYFKGRDTHPGVPIEILATTPTEANSWKGHPKVVYFWATWCTVCKAYGPILDANIKFLPKSIIFLSVLEAEDSEETKDILTKLTPDAKHPIYAADYRMLKEWRISAYPTTVFLNEEGQVVFSDTGILSPLGFWLRTFLLRFF; this is translated from the coding sequence ATGAAAATTTGGAAGCAGTTACCGTATGGATGGAAGGTGGTCTCCGCCTTTGTTTTCTTTTTTTCGACCACCCTTTGTTTTGCTTACTTTAAGGGGAGGGACACACATCCCGGTGTTCCCATTGAAATCCTTGCCACTACGCCGACGGAAGCCAATTCATGGAAGGGTCACCCCAAGGTTGTGTATTTTTGGGCGACCTGGTGCACTGTTTGCAAAGCTTATGGCCCGATCTTAGATGCTAATATAAAGTTTTTACCAAAATCCATCATCTTTCTCTCTGTTTTAGAAGCAGAAGACTCTGAAGAAACTAAAGACATTTTGACAAAACTCACCCCAGATGCAAAACATCCGATTTATGCAGCCGACTACAGAATGTTAAAGGAATGGAGGATTTCTGCTTATCCTACGACTGTTTTTCTGAACGAAGAGGGACAGGTGGTGTTTTCGGATACGGGAATCTTAAGCCCGCTTGGGTTTTGGTTGCGAACTTTTCTTTTGCGCTTTTTTTAA
- a CDS encoding LIC_10271 family cell wall hydrolase, which translates to MRNLRYFLFFLAMLFGTSIVSKQSPKSEIPSSYRVTKGDSWFGIAKKFKISAETLAKLNGRTTKENLYERELLRIPKGNETVTLSPESLIKEKPSYPLIQKERITKKFSELTYDPHKGIQFQRGSSSLVRASLPGKVVHVDYMDGYENFVILEHQNGLYSVYGNMERIQVTEGQQVKSKDRLGILSKDKGLYFQVNKQKQNLNPERILEGGM; encoded by the coding sequence ATGCGAAACCTTCGATACTTTCTATTTTTTTTGGCCATGCTCTTTGGAACTTCTATTGTATCCAAGCAGAGCCCAAAGTCTGAAATTCCCTCTTCCTACCGAGTGACCAAAGGCGATTCCTGGTTTGGGATTGCAAAAAAGTTTAAAATTTCTGCAGAAACCTTAGCCAAGTTAAACGGTCGCACCACAAAAGAAAACCTTTACGAAAGAGAACTCCTTCGCATCCCAAAAGGGAATGAAACCGTAACTCTTTCTCCAGAATCTCTGATCAAAGAAAAACCTTCTTACCCCTTAATACAAAAAGAACGAATCACAAAGAAGTTTTCCGAACTGACTTATGACCCCCATAAAGGCATTCAATTCCAAAGAGGCAGTTCTTCTCTCGTTCGAGCAAGCCTACCCGGAAAAGTAGTTCACGTAGATTATATGGATGGGTATGAAAACTTTGTGATCTTAGAGCACCAGAACGGACTCTACTCTGTCTATGGAAACATGGAACGAATCCAAGTCACCGAAGGACAACAAGTGAAATCAAAGGATCGACTTGGAATTTTATCCAAAGACAAGGGCCTCTACTTCCAAGTGAACAAACAAAAACAAAACCTTAATCCCGAACGAATTTTAGAGGGAGGAATGTAA
- a CDS encoding polyhydroxyalkanoate synthesis regulator DNA-binding domain-containing protein has translation MKLLKRYANRRLYDPETSSTITLEDVAKMIIGGDEIKVQDNMTGEDITPKILGQTFLKVSLGQRNEDFSNFMLTSLIRETGRDVSGLFERLILGGIGANYLTSERLEKIVNSMVELGELKEADFSHYREDLLRKMASRASEKKEQIQRDLEKFSQSILEEDKATLGDLSEKLKEVAEKLKEN, from the coding sequence ATGAAGCTCCTCAAACGATACGCAAACCGAAGACTTTATGATCCAGAAACAAGCTCCACCATCACACTGGAAGATGTGGCAAAGATGATCATCGGGGGAGATGAAATCAAAGTCCAAGACAATATGACAGGAGAAGACATCACTCCTAAAATTTTGGGACAAACTTTTCTTAAGGTGAGTCTCGGGCAAAGAAACGAAGACTTTTCTAACTTTATGTTAACCTCCCTCATTCGGGAAACTGGGCGTGATGTCTCCGGTCTTTTTGAACGTTTGATTCTCGGTGGAATTGGGGCCAATTATCTGACTTCGGAACGACTGGAAAAAATCGTAAATTCGATGGTGGAACTTGGTGAACTCAAAGAGGCAGATTTTAGCCACTACCGTGAAGATCTTTTGCGCAAAATGGCTTCCAGAGCCAGTGAAAAAAAAGAACAAATCCAAAGAGATTTGGAAAAGTTCAGCCAATCCATTTTGGAAGAAGACAAAGCTACCCTTGGTGATCTTTCTGAAAAATTAAAAGAAGTCGCAGAAAAATTGAAGGAAAATTGA